Below is a window of Myroides profundi DNA.
TAAATGTTGTTTATGGGAAAAATGGTTCTGGGAAATCTAGTTACTCACGTATTTTAAGAAAACTTTGTTGGAGTAGAAACCCTAGTGTTATATTAAAAAAGAACGTTTTTAACCCTTCAACAAATCAACAAAAAGTTGATTTTGTCATTGAAAATAATGGTTCGCACCAAAATTTTACTTGGATTGAAAATAATCCAAGTACTCCAATTCTAAATTCAATCTATGTTTTTGATAATGATTGTGCAAATATTTACATAAATAATGAAAATCCTACGCAATATAAACCAGTTGGAATTGATGTTTTAGAAAAGCTAATTCCAACACTAACTAATGTTAATCTAATATTTAGTTCATTATTAACAACATGTAACACACAAAAAATCACAATACCTCAGAGTTTAATTCAGACAACAATTGCCCAATGGTTCGCAACGATCGAAAGTAGAGAACGTTCTATTATCGATTCTTATTTGCAATTCTCACAAGCAGATATTAATAGAAAACAAGAGCTTATAAATTTAACAACATCTCAAAATCCTCAACAAAATATAACAAATTTAATAAATCAAAAAACACGAATTAATGCTTACATACAGCAATTCTTAGATATCGAAATACTATTTAATGAAGTATGCATAAACGAACTTAGAGCAAACAGAAATACCTTAGAAGGTGTAAATCAAGCATATCAAATTGCAACAGCAGAGTTACAAAGCATTAATACTTTGGAAGGATTTGGAACAAATGCTTGGCGAACTTTATGGGAATCCGCAAAGAATTATGCACATAGTTCAAATCTTTCCGATGGTCAAAATTTTCCGTCTTTAGTTTCATTAGAGAAATGCGTGTTGTGTCAACAAGAACTAGATGAAACAGCACAACTAAGATTGAATACTTTCAATCAATTTATATTAAATGATATTTCTACACAGTTAAGTTCAATTGACTCAACAATAAAGCATAAGCTAAACTCATACAATTCATTAATTGTTCCACCTATTGAAAATTTTGCGGAGTTAGAACAATTAAATCCAAATTTTAGAGATAACTATAATCAATTTTCTAATTCAATCGACACATCCAAAAATTCAATTACAGCATTTTTGCAGAACGGTGGTGAATTAAGTATAAGTTTACAAACTTTAACTTCAAGTATAACAAGTTTAATCCCAAGAATTGATTCAGAAATTGAACAAAATAATCAACTTCTACAAAATAGAAATGCCTTAGTTTCCGAACTTAATGAACTATTGGCAAAAGAACTTTTGTTTAATAGTAAAATAACGATTCTTCAATACTTTGACGAATACAAATACAAATCTAGGATAAGTCAGTGTCAATCTCAACTTACTACTACTGCAATCTCTCGTAAAATTGGTGAATTAATGGAAAACCAAGCAGTAAGGTTACAACACCAAGAATTTGTTTCACACCTTAATTTTTTTAATCAAGATTTAGCGAGAAAAGTTTTGATTTCTCGCACAAGAACTAGTCAAGGAAATACATATCAAAGATGTGGTTTGAATGGAATTGAGGAGCCAATAAATTCCATTTTAAGTGAGGGCGAACAAAAGATAATTGCGCTATCAAATTTTTTAGCTGAATGCACAATTGACAATCGTTTAAACACAATAATTTTTGACGATCCTGTTACTTCTTTGGATATGGATTATCGAGATTTAATTGCAACTAAAATTGTTCAACTATCACAAAACCGACAAATAGTTGTATTTACTCATGACCTATCATTCTTACGTTTACTTATAGACACACATAAAACAGTTACAACAACAGACTGTACAGTAATAGGAATTGACAAATACAACGGAATAACCGGTGTCGTTACTGACGAAATTCCATTTTTAGCTAAGAATGTTCAAGAAAGAGTTGATTCTATTAGAAGGATTTTAGCTGAACATGATACTCTTTTAATAACTGATGGACACGGTCGAGAAATAAAACTTGATTCTGCAAGAAAA
It encodes the following:
- a CDS encoding AAA family ATPase, with the protein product MTVYQEILDWSSTRPNFIKDALRRIITSTHLTQTDFNEIADLVKKECGDNSITLNAIPLDITHFPTPSSTVNGSFPKLINLSNPINISALHSQGGLHFSNIGLNVVYGKNGSGKSSYSRILRKLCWSRNPSVILKKNVFNPSTNQQKVDFVIENNGSHQNFTWIENNPSTPILNSIYVFDNDCANIYINNENPTQYKPVGIDVLEKLIPTLTNVNLIFSSLLTTCNTQKITIPQSLIQTTIAQWFATIESRERSIIDSYLQFSQADINRKQELINLTTSQNPQQNITNLINQKTRINAYIQQFLDIEILFNEVCINELRANRNTLEGVNQAYQIATAELQSINTLEGFGTNAWRTLWESAKNYAHSSNLSDGQNFPSLVSLEKCVLCQQELDETAQLRLNTFNQFILNDISTQLSSIDSTIKHKLNSYNSLIVPPIENFAELEQLNPNFRDNYNQFSNSIDTSKNSITAFLQNGGELSISLQTLTSSITSLIPRIDSEIEQNNQLLQNRNALVSELNELLAKELLFNSKITILQYFDEYKYKSRISQCQSQLTTTAISRKIGELMENQAVRLQHQEFVSHLNFFNQDLARKVLISRTRTSQGNTYQRCGLNGIEEPINSILSEGEQKIIALSNFLAECTIDNRLNTIIFDDPVTSLDMDYRDLIATKIVQLSQNRQIVVFTHDLSFLRLLIDTHKTVTTTDCTVIGIDKYNGITGVVTDEIPFLAKNVQERVDSIRRILAEHDTLLITDGHGREIKLDSARKRFRMLLERSVEEILSNKTYERFNKNINLKKGNLSSYIVTEQADVDFLLNLFSKYSVTEHDGGITTITQLPNKTEIEQDIRNYSAWKDSFRQKLRTFQSTYN